Genomic segment of Populus nigra chromosome 6, ddPopNigr1.1, whole genome shotgun sequence:
aaatcaaAACATTACTTAACTAGCATTCTTCTAGCATATCAATgcaacaaacaaaatcaatcaaaataacattattttatgttGGTTTAAGACATCAATGTAAAACATATACATAAATATACATTAAACAATATCAGTTGTATATTATGTTATCGTAAGAGTCATACAACATTAATCACATattttgttatcatcaaaatatttgatgattAGTGTGCATCCAGGCTAAAATATATTCATAGGCTATGCATCTAGGGTAGAGGGATATCGGTTGTGGTGTGTTAATCCCAAATCACCGAAGTCTATTACTAGTAATTATGTAACTTTTGATGAGTCtacaatattttacaaaaaaaataagttgattggtgttgatgttaaaatgaACTAGTATGCTAGCAAAAATGTGAATATTAAGGTTAACTAGTTAAAGATAGTACAGAAAGATGTTTTATTTAAACATATTAAGGAAATTACACATGATGTTGGTGATAAAAATGCACATGAAGAACAACCTTGCAATatataaaaaggtaaaaaaaacagataaaaacaCCAATTAAGTATGGTTatgctaatttaattaatttttcctttaatatttCGGAGAATCTTGATGATCATAAGTTTTATTCTTACAAAAAGAAAACTTCATACAAATAATCTTCTTAATGGATGCTTACTATAAATGAGGAGTTTGAGTTTCTTTATAACAACCAGACATGAGAGTTTGTTAAACCACTATATAGCCAAAAGATTGCTGGGTACAAATGGATTTATAAAAGGGAAAGATTAAATCCTAAAAGTTGAGGATTcaacatttaaaacataaaatatagttattaaagGTTTTACACAAGGAGAAGATGTTGACTTCAATAAAGTATTCGCTTCAGTTATGAAGTATAATTTCACCTGAGTATTGTTTGCaatagttattttgttttacttaTAACGtgatcaacttgatgttaaaataatttttctatatggTGAGTTAGAGGAGAGGATCCATATGCATTAACCAAAGGATTTGATTGTTCAAGCTAAGAAAGGCCATATGTGTTTATTGAAGAAGTCATTAAATGGTTTGAAAAAGCCActaaaaaatgacacaaaagGTTTGATACTTTGTAGCTTGGACATGACTCCTTTAAAGTGAGTATAATAATTATGTGTATTTCATAATACTTTTAAATGGTTTATTTGTGTACTTgttatatattgatgatataaTGATTACTCTTCACTAACATATATGagattaacaatttaaaagatCAATTGAGTGATAAGTTTGAGATAAAGGATTTAGATGCATcaaataagattttatgtttgGATATACATAGAGATCAAAACGTTGATAATTTATACTTATCACAAAAGAAGTATCTTGAGAAGGTACTTAAACGTTTTGGTATGCAAGACTACAAAGCCATTAAGTATTTCACTTGTAGCCCTTTTAAGGTTATCTTTAGCTTTGTCACCAAAAAGTAAAGAGGAGAAAGAGCATATGTTAGGTGTTCCATATACTAGTGTAGTTGGAAGCATTACATATCATGATTTGCACTTGTCCAAACATTTCACACGTTGTTAATGTGGTCAACAAGTTTATGGAAAATCCTAGTAAAGTTCACCAACAAACCATGAAATAAATGCTTCGTTATCTTAGAGGTATTGCAAATATTGGTTTTATATATGATAGATGCAGTATCTTAAGAAGTAGGTTGAAGGCTTTGTAGATTCAGATTATAATGATGATTTGGATATAAAAATGTCACTAACATGTTATGTTTTCACTCTATCAGGATGTGTACCATTAGCTAGAAagtaattttacaatttattattaCCTTGTTTACAACAAAGACTAGGTACATGACATTGATAAAGGTAATGAAAAAAGCTTTATGACTGAGAGGTTTAGTTGATAATCTTAGTTTGTCACATGAGCTGattattttgtattgtgataaccagagttttattcatttgataaaaaaaattaaatgtattatTAAAGGACTAAACATATTGGTGTTAGGTACCACTTCATCCTATATATTATGTTATAAGATGTTGTAATAGCGAAAAAGATTGCTGCAGTTGAGAACCCTACTGATATGTTGATAAAACCTATCTTTACAGTTAAGTTCAAGCATTACTTGGACTTGGTTGATTTATGTAATCATTAAGAGGTGCTTAATGGAGGCAATTAAAGAGAAGTTCAGGTTTTGTAAGTTGACTCAATTTAagttaagatgaatatttattgagtttattttaaattataggcCTAAGTGAGAAAGAAATATCCATGTGTTTAGTCTATATATAAAAGCctaagattaatattttttagagcaAGGTTTGTTTGTGGATGCTTTCATTCTCTACACTTTAATGgctagagagaggagagaaaatgTGAGTTTTTGGCTTACTTTGAAATTTTAGATGagatatcaattttatacaacATCTTattatcttttacttttttatattgaatttcttTGATCATTTCACCCATGAAGTAGGCTTAAGTTGTTGAACCAAGTAAATCCCGTGTGTGCTCTTGTGTGATTGATTgtgtttattcttttatatttatttacttgccaattaatttaagattttagggTTATTTCCACTATATGAACAAACCTGATCAAAACTTAATCAAGTCAatgctgagaaaaaaaaaagaataaggaaaCTCTATAATTGATCTAGGTTGGCTCGATGATTCACAAATTGACCTAATAACTTAATGACTCTGATCAATTCTTTAATAAAGTCTGCTAATTATGTATCATCCCTgatctcttaaaaaataataataaaaaaaagaacatagaaaataaatgaacaaTTACTACCCTATTTTCCCGAGTAGGACCTCCTTAGTTCTTATAATATGGTTGGCCGGTCATTTAAAACTAGgtagctttttattttaatttcattaagaGTCCATTTATTTTATGTGCTGCGGTATACCTTTTACCCGATCACATATTTGAAAGtatataattaatcaatacacattataattttatatggatattattaaaaactatCTTTTAAAACTTTAGTTAagaaaaatctataatttatagtttttttaaagtttaatttctcaaactataataattaaaactattataataccaaacaaaCACATAATAAGTTTCCAAACCAATAGACTAAATACCAATATACAAAAGCtaattattaacatgaataaataatattaaaaaactaaatgtaAGTAACATACTCGAGATTTTTTAACGCAATAAAACAAGGAAACATTTCAAATCAAtggtaaataataaaacaaaacttagTATTCTTTATTTACATTTTCAACGGTTAAAGTTTTTTTCACTATGTTTTTGGGATGGTAATAGGTATttatgagttgatttttttaatatttatattctattattattcatgggctaataaatttaaatatttataaattcttCATTGAATTACGGGTATTCCTTAATACAAAATAAGGTATATATaccttatttaaatatttaaattaatacaaaataatacacacacacacacatatatatatatatatatgtgtgtgtgtgtgtgtattttttatcaatattgaGAAATcttattgtgttaaaaaaatataaatatttgataaatatatctatatagtataaatatatatttaaagaggTTAGGATGAGTTTTGATTTGAGTTTGACAATATTCTTGCTCACCAATTattcattaaataatataactatttaaaaaatatttattcatttaaattgaattatatcTATATCTATCAAATTCAGTCTATTTTTATAAAGTCAATATTgcttggaatatatatatagtttttctctccatttttatttgtgattttttgtattttattgattttactaACAAGAAAGAAGGGAAGGAAATTCAGTGTTTGCGTAAACCAGTTAACGCAAAAGCAGTCAGTGACAGGCAGTCACTGCcacctcacttttttttttgtcagtacAATACATCAAACCAGACCACCAAtgcattaaatttaaaaggaaataataaaaaaagaattttatgaataatttatttctcaaattatttttttctccaactCCCACTCTCCAACCGCAACATCCTCTTCTCCCTGCCCTTATAACCATCCCACTACCATAACCATTTTTTAACCTTCTTCCGTTACTATTTCtattgttcttattattattattattcttgtggGTTATCGAGTTGATGATGCATGTGGGTTTCTTTCAGATCCtataaatgattgatttttttctctcaaaataatttttttttcgagGTATTCTCaagttcttcttttttcttttttgatgttGTTGCCTGGTCTGTCTGTAGATGGATTGACATGTGATGTTGGTTTTGCAGGATCTTTGTGCTCTCTGAGCGAAATCATCTAGCATATTGAGGTATTTTTGGccctgtttttgttttttgttttttgttttttatctctttttctgGGTTGGATGGTTTCTGTTTCTTTTGTGAAACTTGATGGTGATCTGAATCTTGTTGCTTCTCAGAtatgctttttatatatttttccctttttttccatATTTATGAAGTCAATTTACATTTCCATGTGTAGTTaccccaaaacaaaaacaaaatcttccttttttaaaaaaaattgtcttatGATTTTCAAGAGACTTACTTTCAAGTTTTCATCTTTTGTTCACAAATCACATACCAGTTGTCCATCTTGCCACAAAGCATCTTTCTTTCTGATGTTAATTCTTCTCTATCAGTTAATTTTTTCGCTTAACATTCTCATTCCTCATCTTATTTGCTTCAAAGgtaaagggaaaacactttttcaacggttaatttctattattattctaTATATCAAATACTTTTAGTAGTATAATTAGAGATATTATTCTGGgttaattcccttttgtttattctttcatctatttgctttttatgatgaTGCATGGTGATCATGTTTAGGCCCTTTGCACTTGATTTTGAAATTGTTGAatcctgttattttttattccatgtAGTGATGGTTAAGCGGGGCTGGTGTATGTATGCATTTCTTCCCAGCAAGCAATGCAACCCCATCAAAGTGGGTCTGTGTTTATTCTCACTAACATAATGGATGCAGCATTGTACTAAGAGAAAAATAACCCTCGAGCTATTGGTTCAGTGGCAGGAAGGCTTGATTCCCTCGTTATCATCTTGGATTCATATCCAAGGGGTTGTGAAAAAGAAATTTCGTGTGAATGCACTGTTTGACAATGGGAAAGCCCACTCCTGCAAGAACTCAGCCTTGATGTGTGAAAGCTTCCTTGAAGATATCTGACCAttagaaccaaaaaaaaaagtgggcaACAGTAACCTAAGAATAGTACGAGGGATACTAACACTGCTAAAATCTAACATAGAGtgttgtgttatttatttaacgAGTGATGTGATAGATTAAGTCCTGCAATGATTGCAATGGGTGATGTTAGTAAAAAGTTTAGTAGAAGTGTTAGCACCCCTAAAATTACTCTTATAACAGCCAAGCTTTGTGCACAAATTCCTATTGCATTTGTGCTGGATGATACTTGCATATTGTTGTCTTTTTCAAACTCTTTTCCTTTGAGCACTGCATCCTATGTATTTGCTTGTGTTGCTTCTAGAACCTGTGCAAGTGTCTAAcctgtttaaaaataattatgtcttATAGCGGTGCATGTACTTCATTTGCCCTTTGTAACATGGCCACAAGCTTTATATGGCTTTAAAATACCGTATCCATGTGTCTCAGACTCTTGAAACAATTGTGTTGCCTCAAATACTATACACCTTGTCTTCTGTGCATTCTTACGAATTGATGACCATGCTTTATATACCTCATATCTTAGTATGTATTGTATCTGTAGTATGAAGTATATGCCACCTAGCTAGCTTAACTCGCTGCGGCATTGACTTTGAACAGTTATGTGATGATGTTTCTATGTTTTCTTACAGGTATCATCAGGCATCCACATTTCCAGCTTTGAGTGATCAAcataatattgaatttttaagtttGAGCCCAAGTTGAATTATTTGAGGCAAGTCTTCACAGTTAGCCTAACATGCATGTTATTTGAAACATCAAtttgttgaaaagaaaatttgtcTCTTCCAATCAGTTTGAGTAGTGATTTTAGATATGGAATTTGGTGATGTGATCTTGTGAacgatcttcttcttcttcttcttcttcaggtGAAATATCACCTGTAGTTGTGCCATTCCTAAGCTGTTATAACTTTATGATAAATTTGGTTTTGCTGGCAAGAAAATGCTGGGGGGCAACAATGGAAATTCTTTGCTTCCTGTTTTCATGGATGAGAATCATATTCCTTATCAGACTAACGCATCAAACCAGTTGCAGTTGTTTGGTAATTGTGAGTTCTCATCTCATTAagttatattctttttttattcttagtgCTTGATTCTGTAAATTGTCTATGGTTTATGTGTCTACTCTGGTTGCTCGTGGTCCTCTCTAGCAAATGAATTAATTGGTTTGTTAAGTGTGATGTAACAAACCTCCTAGGTATGGTCATGTGATAATGAGCTTCAGGCACCAGGGGCCCGTAATTAAATGTTATTAGTTCCTGGAACCAGTTTTGTGGGATGTGTTATGAACGGATAACAAGGCATTATGCATGTGTTGAAAAAGGAATGGGTATctgggcttcttttttttcctgaatattttaggttttaatCTGCTTCTAGTTTATTGTGGAGTTCGAATTCACATAATAGTGTATAATACTATCTAGATTCAGAGTCTTAATTTCTTTTAGGATGTTGACACTGTTTAGGagttttctataatatttatcaattctcctgttatttcttatttgcatttctATTTCCTATCTATTATCCTTGCTTTCTATTTAGAACTACAAGAATTGTGGTGCCTGTAAGAAGAGAACCTATTCTTTATGATAGTTAGGGCATTGACAATGAAACTTTTTTGGAATCGAACATACAGCTTTCATTCCTCAGAATGTGAGGGATCTATGCTAGATTGTCGTGAACTCATAAttcaagttcataccttttaTAGTCCTTTCATTACAGGAATgagattaaataattaaatgagtaaACAGAAATCAAGAATAAAAGATTCTTAATTGTCTCAATTACTGAAAATAGATATCAAATCTATAATTACTTCTTTGGTTATAGTTTGACAGACTCACTCTCTTCCTgctccttccttttctttttgttttttcgagAGAGAGTGGTTTGATTGATCTGTAATATGCCATTGGTTGTTTTAGTGGCAGCTGGATGCAGCATTGATCCAGTGAATTATTTTGGTAATGAACATGGAACTCCTATCCTCCGTGCCAATAAACGTGGAAGGGAAGCAGAAGATTTTGGCAGACAGCAAAAGCTACAGATTTCGTTAAATTATAACATTTGTCAGGATGAAGCTGACCGCTCAGCAAGCATTCCAAACCCAAACCCTGTTTCAACAGGGTTGCGTCTAtcttatgatgatgatgaacacAACTCATCCATAACTTCTGCAAGTGGAAGTATGAGTGCTGCACCTTCAATCATCCTGTCCCTTGGTGACAATATTAGGACTGAGCTTGATCGGCAGAACGATGAGTTTGATCAGTATATCAAGATTCAGGTATCAGGTCACACTAACACTTCTGGCATGCTGTTATGCTACATGCTATTAAACTATCTCTGCTTTCTTATCTCATTCCCACTGCTTGCAATTTTGTGCATGATTTCCAAATTGAAATGATTTCTCATGTTTCTGAGTGCTTACTGGGACTAGATCAATTATTATGAAGATCTCTTGGATTCATGATTACTTGATTGGAGACCagaacacccccccccccccactgtGCGGGATCAAACCATCTACTTACATATTAGTGTATGCGTTGTTAATTTTTGGCTTTAAATGAATCTCCTTCAAACAGGAGGAGTACTTAGCTAAGGGGGTGAGGGACTTGAAGCAGAGACATATTTCTTCTTTGCTTGCTGCCATGGAGAAGGGTGTGAGCAAGAAGCTACAGGAAAAAGACAGAGAAATAGAGAACATAAACCGTAAAAACAAGGACTTGATTGAGAGAATAAGGCAGGTGGCTGCTGAAGCCCAGAACTGGCACTATAGAGCAAAGTACAATGAATCAGTTGTCAATGTCCTGAAGAGCAACCTCCAGCAGGCAATTTCACAGGGCGCTGATCAAGGGAAGGAAGGATTCGGAGACAATGAGATTGATGATGCTGCCTCTTACATTGAACCTAACAACTACCTGAACTTTTCAGGTGACCCTGCAAAGCCTCTCCCCTGGAACTATCAAGGCTTGAAGGAACATGTGACATGTCGAGCATGCAAAACAAGGGAAGTGTCCATGTTGTTAATGCCCTGTAGGCATCTCTGCTTGTGTAAAGAATGTGATGCGTTAATCAATGTTTGTCCTGTATGCCGGTTGATCAAAACTAATAGTTTTCAAGTGTTCTTGTCCTAAAAGATGGAGTAAATCACTCAAAGTAATCTACACCCATCATACGAGATTACATGTCAAACTGTTCTTTCCCTGACGCATAAGATGTATGTCTAGTAACTTATCTTTGAAAGATGAAAGCTTCCGTTGGCTCATTATCTTTTTGGTGCTGCCCGtatggctctctctctctctcgtcccTCGTTATTCTTCTCATTTATAGAATTTATCGCCTGCCTCACAACTTCGGAGCCCTATAAATTAAGTGGTCTCGATGGATATAGGTATTGTATTGATGGTTCATGTTTTAGACTCGCCTCAGTCACAGCAAGAATCAAGCAGGTTCACAGTGCAATAAATCTCAAGCTAAAGGAAGCCCATCTCACTGCAGATGTGCTAGTGTGTGATATCATAAGCCCACTGATTAAATACACTAAGCTGAAAAATATGGGATAGATAATATTAAATACACAGAAAAGAATGCTGAATTTTAGCAGAAAATCGTttcgtgttatttttttttttaaaaaatcacatacATATGGTATTTTTGAGCTAGCTTACATGTTATTCAAGACTATGTTTCTAAAGATGCACCTCTCCTGTGCAATGACCTAGTGTATTATGTGAgatttaacaaatttttaagagttgaccgaaccaaaaaaatcaaaggaaaaaataaatcttctttATCACCTTGAAGTTAAATCTCTTTCCTTTAATAGGAAGGCAACATGGTAtaggttaaaattaattttttatgtgttttttttaatgtttggatgttaaaaataatttttttaaaataaaaatatatattattgtaatctattttaaaaaaaaaatactttgaaaaatcacCGTGACGCACTCTCAAACAcagatttaataaattagtaTGGGCTGCAAATGTAAGGAGATCAAACAAGGGTTCAATTGTATTAATCCATCACTTAATTTCAGAACCATAGTTACgttgtttttattgaaactcCTTCCCTCTCCTAGGCTTGGCTGGCCTAGCACAGGATTCCTTCATGTCAGAAGCGTTTGTGCTGCTTCTAAATCTGTCGGAATTGGGTAAATAAACTAGTGCAAATTGTATCCAGAATCCCCCCATACTtgccttttaaaattttaatttttatatatgagaAATTCAGTCCCTTCAACTGGCATGTTCAAAGACGACAAATTGTTTCATGAATTATTGAGATAGCAAGGATCTCGTCGTCTAGATGCCAACCGTACGTttaaatccaaataaattaGTTAGTATCTAATTTTGATTCTATTAATAATTGGAGGGATTGAAGAGATGTTAATGAAAATCCCAAACAAGGAAGCCAAGAGGCCCTTCACAGGTTCTCATTTGTCACGTCTTGTGGTTATGCTGTGCCTAGatgatatataatttaacatgAACTTGGCGGATATAGATATATACTATAGTTATCTCATAAgatacaatataaatattataaaaatcatatcttttattttgtgttaaataataaataatattcacctattaaatatttaaatttttttatctaataaataataaataagatataaatataataaaaataattgatatgtaAATATTTGTTGTCATTTCtattctaatttttgttttgaacgAGGGATGAGTTAAGTAATTATAAGTAAAGTTTGGACTCCTAATTATATCTAGccaaatttttgatgttttataaattataaaattaatccatTCAATTATTGTTTGGACCTAATCGggtttgattaaattttttatgaatattataaatattcacaAGTTAGATTTATATTGCTAATTTTCATGTGTCCTTAATTAGAAACATACTTACATCATAGATTATAAATATCATAGCACCCAAATTATTCTACTTTGATAATACAAGTCGGGTCAGgtcaaataatacaaatattaaacataaacaagtttttttaagcACCCTTATTATAAGATAATCCAACTTGCAATTATCTATCTTGTAAAAGCTAATATTGCATCCCCTTGCTCAGGCTTCAAccttaacattaaattattaccCAAACAATCAAAAGAGAATTTCAACCTAgttactgttcatatatatataaataattaaattgatccAACTTGTATTTAACAAGGTCCAGCTTCTTCGAGGGTATGTCCCAGCGATCAGAGCCAACGAACGAATCATGCTCTTCAATTCCAGATTTTGGAGGTGGGGTTTGTTTTGCAAGGAGAAATTCGGCGTCGTTTAAGGAGTTCCGAGGATTAAAGCGAGATTGAACGTTGCCATTAATGGATTAGCTTAGTgaggtgagagagagagagagagagagagagagagcaacgAGAGATGGATGATTATGTTTTGATAATAAACTAGCTATCTACTCTACGTTACGCTGCTGTGAGTTGTATAATTTTATCCCAAAAATATATTAGGTATATGGACAACTTTGATATATTGttttacataataaaatttaaagtataacTATGtaagcatctaattaaataaattaataattaaattaaagtataACTATGtaagcatctaattaaataaattaataattatctatgtaaataaataaaagaaattgttaacaacaattaaaaaaattaaaaatattgagagatgAATATAGatgaatatattaaatcatCCAAAATAAGACATTTATCTGATTATCTTtactaaacttgtttatttaaaaataaaagataaattcataCCAAAAAAACTTATGACCTAAAAGATATAAACAAATGAAACTGACTGAAcaaatttacattttaaaaaaattattacataaagctgaacatattaaaaatattatttaaaaataaatattttttattttaaaaaataaagttcatttgcatatattaaaaaaatatataaatgaattaaaataatatcttgaaaaatcaaacatgaacaaaacaatgctaatatatatatattaaaaaaaaaagcatgcaaaACCTGTGACTTTaagtcatgagatcgagataaacTAAtaggaaagaaattgaagataatcacaaaatcaatattaaaaaaaaaattatccagaACAATAGGATTATACAAAGCCGAATCCCtaacaaatcaaacatcaaaagatggaatcaggaaaaaaaatcaatcacataaaataatctaaaaacatgaggatgaaaataaaaaataataattatagggcaaacaaaaaattttaattggatggtcaaattgaattgaaaaatagctttagcaaaaaaagaaaaaagaatgagggtcaaattgaaaaaaattaaaaaacaaaatttttttattgaaggatgaaattgaaagcaaaataaaaaatttagcaaaagaaccaagaaaaaaattaaaaataaaaagaacaagaatcaaaatgaaaaataaatatacaagaaaCTGTAATTGAAggattaagttgaaaaaaaaaacaaaacttctataaaaaaattaaaaaaaaataagaaattaaaagagtgagatctaaaactgaaaaataaaaaaaagaacaaccaTACATTTTATTTgacaagaaagagaaaagaccgaatgtaaaaaaaaagaatcactgATAATAATTTAATCACTATATATTGTTACGCATCACaccatataaaaaagaatacgATGACGtatccaaataaacaataaaaaatcaatttttagcaCCAAATAACACGGAATATGCTGTTTAAATGGCAAGGATGCTATCTACTTCTCGTGGttgtgaaaaatatcaaaacaccaTTTGTAACCCAagtaattacaaaaacaaaaccgtgtgaaaaaaaaagatttagatgatcccaaacaatattttaatggcTAATgggttaggaaaaaaaaattcaaagcactCCCACGATCAagagtattatttttttcattttaaaataaaatagtaatttcacTGTAAGATGTATATTGTGACAGCGGAACAGCCACGCCCTTTATAGTTTGttaaatataatgttaaaataGTTTATGCAAATATACACAATAATTCGTAATATTCGACAGCAGCAGCATCCATCTTGCAAGGGCAATCTTACAATTTGCATGTGTATGCACAGGGCATTGCATGCATGCCTTGATACGCAGGTACTATTATCGTGTGACATGCGTCCCTTCGATTGGACACATTGTGGGCCACACAAAATAGCTTATGTTACTGGCCATTTCACTCGAGGAACGGCACAAAAGAGAAGTCTCCGAATATTAtccagaaaataataataata
This window contains:
- the LOC133696733 gene encoding E3 ubiquitin-protein ligase BOI isoform X2; its protein translation is MLGGNNGNSLLPVFMDENHIPYQTNASNQLQLFGNSGCSIDPVNYFGNEHGTPILRANKRGREAEDFGRQQKLQISLNYNICQDEADRSASIPNPNPVSTGLRLSYDDDEHNSSITSASGSMSAAPSIILSLGDNIRTELDRQNDEFDQYIKIQEEYLAKGVRDLKQRHISSLLAAMEKGVSKKLQEKDREIENINRKNKDLIERIRQVAAEAQNWHYRAKYNESVVNVLKSNLQQAISQGADQGKEGFGDNEIDDAASYIEPNNYLNFSGDPAKPLPWNYQGLKEHVTCRACKTREVSMLLMPCRHLCLCKECDALINVCPVCRLIKTNSFQVFLS
- the LOC133696733 gene encoding E3 ubiquitin-protein ligase BOI isoform X1; the protein is MLGGNNGNSLLPVFMDENHIPYQTNASNQLQLFGNLAAGCSIDPVNYFGNEHGTPILRANKRGREAEDFGRQQKLQISLNYNICQDEADRSASIPNPNPVSTGLRLSYDDDEHNSSITSASGSMSAAPSIILSLGDNIRTELDRQNDEFDQYIKIQEEYLAKGVRDLKQRHISSLLAAMEKGVSKKLQEKDREIENINRKNKDLIERIRQVAAEAQNWHYRAKYNESVVNVLKSNLQQAISQGADQGKEGFGDNEIDDAASYIEPNNYLNFSGDPAKPLPWNYQGLKEHVTCRACKTREVSMLLMPCRHLCLCKECDALINVCPVCRLIKTNSFQVFLS